CCACGCCATATTAAGAGTTTTTGATAAACTAATAGGCGGAAGATACCTGATAGGAGATTTGCTTGAATAAATATAATCTTTTACGAATCCTTTATCCCATAACTTCTCAAATAGTTCTGCAAATGTTTTATGCCATGAATTTCTTGTTGAAAGGTCATGGGTCATTAAAGCCATTTCAAAGGTGCCTGGCAAAATAGGCAATATTGAATATTTTCTTGGATTTCCTGAAGAAAAAATAACGTATTTATTAAAAGATAAATTATTGAAAATTTTTTCTACTTCAAGTGTAGGTCTATTCGAAAGCCTTGCAACCTTAGCTGAAGTTCTTGCCCTAAAAGGTGGAAGATATTGAACTATTTCAGCTTCTTCAGGGCTAAACATGTGCATAATTAACGATAATAATTCATCACATTGTGGCGGGCCTAAAAAAAACGGAGAAGAATAATGTTTCATAATTTTATGATGAGCTTTAGTCGGAGCATTACTTGATTCAAAGCCTGTCAATACTGAAGCAACATCTATATTTAATTTTATTATTTTTTTTAAATTTAAATCATTCATGCTGGGCTCCCATGAAATTAAAAACTAAAAGGAAAACTTTATAAAAAGTTTTCCTTTTGTGTAATTTAATATTCTAATATGCCTCATAATATAAATGTTGCATAGCTGATTCTTTATTTAAACGTTCATTAATATTTATGCCAAAAAAATCTTCGATTGGCTTAAATATGCTTGCATCATTTTGGTAAACTTGTCTCAATGTTTCAATAGCTATATCAAAACCATTTTTTGTTAATTTTCCCATTGGCTTTCTACACCCTCCTGACGGCATACCTAATATATCCATCATTGCTTTAATGGATAAAGGATTTCTGGCCTTAAACAGCACATTCCCGAAAGGTGTAGGTTCTGATGTCGAGAAAGATACAATTTTAGTTAAAGGTTCAATAGTATCCCAAATTTTTTTAGCGGAAGAAATATTTCCTTTCAAGCTTAGAGAAACCAAGTCTGTTACAGCTTTAGGAATAATATTAGATATAACTGATATTACACCGCCAGCCTTTATTTGATCATCAGTAATCATTTTTAAAGTCAATCCGTCATCTCCTGAAATTATACTAAAATCATTTCCGCACAGTTCTCTTGTTCTCCGCATATTATCTATATTACCAGTAGCTTCTTTCACAACATTAACATTTTTAAATTTTTCATAGCAGATAGCAATATCTTCTGGAAATAGCTGCGTGCCTGTCCTTCCAGGTATTACATAGGGAATTATAGTAATATTAGGAAAAGTGGAT
This region of Desulfobacterales bacterium genomic DNA includes:
- the dapA gene encoding 4-hydroxy-tetrahydrodipicolinate synthase — translated: MMEGCYTAIVTPFKGNDVDYEGFEKLLDFQIQNGISGIVAAGTTGESPTLSWTEHKNVIEISAKKTRGKCLCVAGTGSNSTEEALEATKFAAEKKVDAVLIVDPYYNGPSSLEIRKEYLEPIASTFPNITIIPYVIPGRTGTQLFPEDIAICYEKFKNVNVVKEATGNIDNMRRTRELCGNDFSIISGDDGLTLKMITDDQIKAGGVISVISNIIPKAVTDLVSLSLKGNISSAKKIWDTIEPLTKIVSFSTSEPTPFGNVLFKARNPLSIKAMMDILGMPSGGCRKPMGKLTKNGFDIAIETLRQVYQNDASIFKPIEDFFGININERLNKESAMQHLYYEAY